GGCGCGCGCCGGAATCGCGGCGTAGTCGCGCGGGCGCGGCGTGGCCGGATTCTTCAGGCGCGTGAAGTGCTGCTTGACGAGCTTCTCGGCCTGCGCCGGATCGATGTCGCCGACGACGACGACCGCCATCAGGTCGGGCCGGTACCAGTCCTTGTAGAAGCGCTTGAGCGTCTCGGGCTTGAAATTGCGCAGCACGTCTTCGCGGCCGATCGGCAGGCGCTCGGCGTAGCGCGAGCCGTTGAACAGGCGCGGGTAGATCTGCTTGCCCATGCGGTCAGCGGCGCCTTTGCCCAGGCGCGCTTCTTCGAGGATGATGCCGCGCTCCTTGTCGATGGCGTCGCTATCGAAGCTCACGCCGTGGGCCCAGTCTTCCAGCACCTGGAAGGCGCGCGTGACGTTCTGCGGCTTGTCGGTCGGAATCGGCAGGATGTACACGGTCTCGTCGAACGAGGTGTAGGCATTCAGGTCGGCGCCGAAGCCCACGCCGATCGATTGCAGGTACGACACCAGCTCGTGCTTGCGAAAGTTGGTGGAGCCATTGAACGCCATGTGCTCGACGAAGTGCGCCAGGCCGCGCTGGTCATCGTCTTCGAGGATCGAGCCGGCCTTGACGACCAGGCGCAGTTCGAGCTTGTGTTCGGGGCGCGCATTGCGCTGGATGTAGTAGGTCAGGCCATTGGCCAGCTTGCCGACCTTGACTTGCGGGCCGACCGGGATCACGGCGTCGAGCTGCAGCGCGTCCATTTTCGAGACGGCTGCCTTTGGCGCGCTGACCTGCGGCGCACTGTGCGCCAGCGAGGACACGCACACCAACGCGGCCAGGCAAGCGCCGCGTACGAATTTGTTGCTCATTGGGGGTTCCCGGTGACTTGATCGGAGCATTTTACAGCGCGCGCGCCGCTGCACGGCTGGGCTTAAGGCTACGCTAACGAACGCTGCAGGGACCGTGCAGCGACGGCGCAGCCCTTACAGCATCACACGACCGAGCGCCAGCAACCGCGCCATGTCGACGGCCGGAACGGGGCGGCCATACAGATACCCCTGCATCACGTCGCACCCGAGCGAGCCGAGAAAATCGCGCTGGCCGATCGTCTCGACACCTTCGGCGACCACGGCCAGCGACAAGCCCTTGGCCAGCGCGATGGTGGCCTGGGCAATCGCTGCGCTGCGCTGCTCGCTGGTGATGTTGCGCACGAAGGTCTGGTCGATCTTGAGTTTGTCGAGCGGGAAGCGCGACAGGTAGCCCAGCGACGAGTAGCCGGTGCCGAAGTCGTCGAGCGAAAGCGAGACGCCCAGCGCGCGCAGTTCGGCCATCTGGGCCTCGGCCGCGCTGCTGTCGCCCAGCATCACGCTTTCGGTCAGTTCGACTTCGAGCCAGCGCGGTGCAAGGCCGCTGTCCCGCAGCGCGCTGCGCACGACCGACACGACGGCGCCGGCCTTGAACTGGTGGGCCGAGACATTGACCGCCACGCGCACCGGCGCCAGGCCCGCATCCTGCCAGGCCTTGTTCTGGAAGCAGGCCTGGCGGATGACCCATTCGCCGATCGGATGGATCAGGCCCGTGTCTTCGGCCAGCGGGATGAAGTCGGCCGGCGAAACATTGCCGATCTCGCCGCTGTTCCAGCGCAGCAGGGCTTCCATGCCGACCAGTGTGCCGTCCACGTGGGACACTTGCGGCTGGTAGTGCAGCGCCAGTTCGTCACGTTCGATCGCGCGCCGCAGGCGCGTCTCCAGCGCCAGCCAGCGCAGCGCCTCGGCGTTCATCTCGCCCTTGAAGAAGCGAAAGCCATTGCGCCCCGATTCCTTGACGTGCGTGAGTGCGGCGTCGGCCGCCTTGAGCAGGTCGCCCGGCGCATCGCCATCGCGCGGATAGATGCTGATGCCCACGCTGCCTGTGACCACCAGATCGTGACCGCCCACGCCATGCGGTTCGGCGACGGCGTCGATCAGCTTCTGGGCGCAGTAGATCACGTCATCGGTGTCGTCGAAATCGGTCATCAAGAGCACGAACTCATCGCCCGACAGGCGCGCCACGGTATCGGTGGGGCCAGCCAGCACACTGACGCGGCGCGCGACTTCGCGCAGCACGGTGTCGCCGGCAGAGTGGCCCAGGCTGTCGTTGATGCGCGAGAGCCGGTCGACGTTGAACAGCAGCAGCGCGACCTGGCTGGCATCCTGGCGCGCCGCGGCCAGTGCCTGGCCCACGCGGTCGTTGAACAGCGAGCGATTCGGCAATTGCGTCAGCGCGTCGTGGTTCGACAGGAAGTCGAGCTGGTGATGCGCCGCTTTCAGCGCCGACAGGTCGGTCGACACCGACACGTAGGCCGTCAGGTTGCCGGCATCGTCGCGCACCGCGCTGATGCTCATGCTGGCCGGGTAGATTTCGCCATTCTTGCGGCGGTTCCAGATTTCGCCGCGCCACTGGCCGTCCTGTTCGAGGCAGTTCCACATGCTGGCGTAGAACGCGGCGTCGTGCCGGCCCGAGCGCATGAAGCGCGGATTGGTCCCCATGACGTCGGCTTCGACATAGCCGGTGATCGTCTCGAAGGCCGGATTGGCGGCGACGATATTGGCGTCGGCGTCGGTCATCAGGATCGCTTCCTGGGTGCTGTCAAACACCTGGCGCGCCAGTTCCAGCCGGTGCTCGCTGTCGCGCAGCGCGGCGTCGGCATCGGCGCGGGCAATGGCCTCGAGCTGCAGCTGCGCCGCATGGTGCTGGACCACTTCGTACAGGTTCAGGTTTTCGTAGGCCACCGCCAGTTGTGCGGCCAGCGCCGTGGCCCAGCGCTCTTCTTCGTCCGTGAAGGGCGCGCCGCCGTCGGCGCGCGTGCAATACAGCCAGCCCAGTGGGTGCTGCAGGTCGTGGACCTGCAGGCCGAGCAGGTGCACGACGCGCGGATGGCCGGCGGGCAGCGTGGCCAGCAGTGCATCGTCCGCATCCAGCCGCAATGGGGCCCGGGCGCGCAGCAGCACGCCCGGCAGGTCGTGCTCATCCAGCGCCGATGGCAACAGCAGGGCGGCGTCGACACCATACGTGCTCAGGTGGCGCACGCTGTTTTCGGAGCTGCCCAGCAGGCACAGGGCAACGCAATCGGCGTCGAGCACACGGCGCACGGCGTCGACGAATGCCGCGGCCAGCGCCTCGACCCGGCGTTCGCCGACGAGCATCATGCACATGCGTTCGAGTTCGCCGAGCCGCGCGCCCAGGTCGAACGGCAAGTCGCGCTCGTGTTCGTGCTCGGTGACGGGGCACGGCACCGGCGCGCCGCCGGC
The sequence above is a segment of the Oxalobacteraceae sp. CFBP 8761 genome. Coding sequences within it:
- a CDS encoding EAL domain-containing protein, coding for MATILIVDDRPSNRSYLSALLGMSGHRILQAENGACALAITRAELPDLIITDILMPTMDGYEFVQQLRAEPALENTRVIFFSAVYSERETVAMAARCGVTTVLGKPADPHRILDAVDAELGVAGGAPVPCPVTEHEHERDLPFDLGARLGELERMCMMLVGERRVEALAAAFVDAVRRVLDADCVALCLLGSSENSVRHLSTYGVDAALLLPSALDEHDLPGVLLRARAPLRLDADDALLATLPAGHPRVVHLLGLQVHDLQHPLGWLYCTRADGGAPFTDEEERWATALAAQLAVAYENLNLYEVVQHHAAQLQLEAIARADADAALRDSEHRLELARQVFDSTQEAILMTDADANIVAANPAFETITGYVEADVMGTNPRFMRSGRHDAAFYASMWNCLEQDGQWRGEIWNRRKNGEIYPASMSISAVRDDAGNLTAYVSVSTDLSALKAAHHQLDFLSNHDALTQLPNRSLFNDRVGQALAAARQDASQVALLLFNVDRLSRINDSLGHSAGDTVLREVARRVSVLAGPTDTVARLSGDEFVLLMTDFDDTDDVIYCAQKLIDAVAEPHGVGGHDLVVTGSVGISIYPRDGDAPGDLLKAADAALTHVKESGRNGFRFFKGEMNAEALRWLALETRLRRAIERDELALHYQPQVSHVDGTLVGMEALLRWNSGEIGNVSPADFIPLAEDTGLIHPIGEWVIRQACFQNKAWQDAGLAPVRVAVNVSAHQFKAGAVVSVVRSALRDSGLAPRWLEVELTESVMLGDSSAAEAQMAELRALGVSLSLDDFGTGYSSLGYLSRFPLDKLKIDQTFVRNITSEQRSAAIAQATIALAKGLSLAVVAEGVETIGQRDFLGSLGCDVMQGYLYGRPVPAVDMARLLALGRVML